tgagagcagccctcacagttgagaagcgcgtggcgatagccctgtggaagcttgcaacaccagacagctaccggtcagtcgggaatcaatttggagtgggcaaatctacggtgggggctgctgtgatgcaagtagccaaagcaatcactcaggtgctgctacgaaaggtagtgactctgggaaatgtgcaggccatagtggatggctttgctgcaatgggattccctaactgtggtggggcgatagatggaacccatatccctatcttggcaccggagcaccaagccaccgagtacataaaccgcaaggggtacttttcaatggtgctgcaagcacttgtggatcacaagggacgtttcaccaacatcaacgcgggctgggcgggaagggttcatgacgctcgcgtcttcaggaacactactctgtttaaagggctgcagcaagggacttactttccggaccagaaaataaccgttggggatgttgaaatgccaatagttattcttggggacccagcctaccccttaatgccatggctcatgaagccatacacaggcagcttggacaggagtcaggagctgttcaactacaggctgagcaagtgcagaatggtggtagaatgtgcatttggccgtttaaaaggtcgctggcgttcattattgactcgctctgacctcagccaaagaaatctccccattgttatttctgcttgctgcgtgctccacaatctctgtgaaagtaagggggagacctttatggcggggtgggaggctgaggcaaatcgcctggctgctgattacgcgcagccagacaccagggcgattagaagagcacaccaggaagcgctgagcatcagagaagctttgaaaaccagtttcatgactggccaggctacagtgtgaaatatctgtttgtttctccttcatgaatacCTGCTCCCTTTATTGATTctttttctgtaaggaacccaccctcccccttcccccagcttgctttcaaaccaaataaagtcactatcatttaaaaatcatttattctttattaatagattagaaaaagagggagggaacccgggtgggatttgggaggaggatcggtgggaaggaaaaggccactaaaaaaaggttaaaaaaatgacagccttttgcttgggctgtccactggggtggaatgggaaggtgtacggagcctccccccccccacgttcttacacatctgggtgaggaggatacggaacatggggaggggggaggggggtacaggggctgtagcggcagtctgttttcctgcagccgttcctgaagctccatcagacgccggagcatgtctgtttgctcacgcagcagccccagctttgcatcctgcctcctctgatcttcctgccgccacctctcatctcgagcgtctctcctctcctcacgttggtccctcctgtcctcacgttggtccctcatgtcctcacgttggtccctcctgtcctcacgttcactggcttctttcctatactttgcaaccgtttccttccactcattcagatgagctctgtcactgcggctggattccataatttctgaaaacatctcgtctcgcgtcttcttcttacgacgccttatctgtgatagccttcgggatggaggagggaggcttgaggaatttgcagctgctgtagggagaggaaagaagagagaattgtttaaaaagatacattttgcagaacaatgcttatactctttcacggtgaccaacactattcacattacatagcacatgtgatttctgtgcaaggtcgcattttgcctcttaatactgagtgcctgtgcctgtggctttgctgctagagatcacaggtccgggcaacagaattcggcttgcatgcggccagggtaagccattgtcttacggcttctgcgccctcctttcccacataccaagcaaagcccgtagagtgctgcggtttttctgttaacattcagcagcagcagaaaacaaactaaccacccccccccccgccatgaattctctgggatgatcacggtacccctccccccaccgcgtggctggtaacagggaagatccctgcaggaaccaaactaacccccccccgccgcccccctcccgccataaattctctgggatgatcacggtacccctccccccaccgtgtggctggtaacagggaagatccctgctagccaaacgcgaaaagctcagggccaatttcccatctgcgcttggctaactgcagggaaggatttattttccgccacaggcaaacagcccagtaggaacggccacctctgtccccttaattaagttcccgtatttcaaccaggttaccatgagtgatatcactctcctgaggattacacaacaagataaagaacggatgttgcttgaatgccagcaaacaccgggaccatacgctgccaggctttgtcaggcaatgataccagattacttgctgcaagcatggcgtggtcaagtgtcctaccatggaggacggaataaggatgcactgcccagaaaccttgtggcaaggcttttggagtacctccaggagagcttcatggagatgtccctggaggatttccgctccatccccagacacgttaacagacttttccagtagctgaactgaccgcgaatgcatccctagtcctcagggcaaagtaatcattaaaaaccgtttgcttttaaaacaagttttatattttaaaaggtaaactcacctgaggtcccttccatggggtcagggtcttggatactggcttgggagggttgggagggtacttcagtcagggtgagaaaaagatcctggctgttggggagaacggagtgctgtgtgctctctgcaagctcatcctcctcctcctctcccccatcgccagaatcctcaggtgtagctgatgagactatccccgacccggaatccacgatcacaggtggggtagtggtggtggccccccctagaattgcatgcagctcggcgtagaagcggcatgtccgcggctctgacccagagcgaccgtttgcctcctttgttttttgataggcttgtctgagctccttgactttcacgcggcactgatctgagtccctattgtggcctctctccatcatgcccttggagattttttcaaaagttttggcatttcgtcttttagaacgaagttctgcaagcactgaatcctctccccatatagcgatcagatccagtacctcccgtacggtccatgctggtgctctttttcgattatcggcctgcatggttacctgtgctgatgagctatctgtggtcacctgtgctctccacgctgggcaaacaggaaatgaaattcaaatgttcgcggggcttttcctgtctacctggccagtgcatctgagtttagattgctgtccagagcggtcacaatgatgcactgtgggatagctcccggaggccaataccatcgaattgcggccacactatccctaattcgaaatgttaaaatcgattttggcgctactccgcttgtcggggtggagtacagaaatcgatttaaagggccctttatatcgaaataaatagcgtcgttgtgtggacggttgcagggtaaattcgaattaaagctgataaatccgaattaaagtcgtagtgtagaccaggccaaagtcacatgggcccccccccacagaacatgaaaaccacctcctagactgaccagggtgcctagtgactgcaatgtgtgtatgaccttctgctgaacctgcccccgtgtctgtaccctggtaaaggtgactgtcctctccaattaccaacccccttcctccccttcaaacacactctcctctaaaagaacatgatggaaacagtaattaacagaaacgtatattttattaacaattacacagttaggggatgaaactgggatgggggcttgggtaggcaggaaggaaaggacttcaaatttttgggaatgagagccttctggtacttgagcagtctgcaggggtggagtgacagttttcacggcccctgccgcccctccttcttgggactttgggtgaggggggtatgggactttgtggcgggggagggcggttagagatagactgcagcggggctctgtcctcctgcctccggtcctgcagaacatccacaaggcgctggagcgtgtccatttgctccctcattagtccaagcagtgtttgagtcgcctgctggtcttcctgccgccacctctcctcccgttcgctgtgtgctcactggtattgcgacatgttctccctccactgggtctgctgggccgcatcggctcgggagcagcccataagttctgagaacatgtcgtcccgtgtccttttctttctccgtctaatctgcaccagcctctgcgagggggatgccagggtaggtcgggagacagtcgcagctgtgggatgggaaaaagggagtgaattcctcacaaagataattttttgtgaacaatgaacatagtctttctctgtgaacaagaccatgcacagcacctatcacatgcgcactcaggacaaggtcgaattttcggccttcgcattcagtgcctggggtcttgcagtgaagatcagacaagcggggcaggacagcagaattcgggtagcaggctgacatggtaagccatagacttttggctgcttaaaacttaaattagagcagtgccctcctttcacgttcaaagcaatgctcctagcgttgggcagttcctgctgccggcaatctggcaagcatgaactctgcccctgtcccaccccctcgcggctgtccacgggaaagatccctgtatgctgcccctctcccgcctccaccgcgtggcggtAAACcaccggtgacagttctgtaaaggaacaggcaagcagtcccaatagtaacattcccctaattctaagaaggtcaccatgagcgacatcactctgctgagaatttctgagaccgagaaagaccgcatgctgcatgaaagccagcaaaaaccagggtcgtatgccaccatgctctgcaaggcaatgatcccagagtacttgatgatagcctggcaaggaaaagtttcctaccacggaggcagggccggctccaggcaccagcttctcaagcaggtgcttggggcggccggttgggaaaggggcggcaggtccaggtattcggcggcaattcggcggacggtccctcactccagctcggagtgaaggacctcccgccgaattgccgccgcagatcgcgattgcgatcgcggccgcggctttttttttttttttttttggttttggctgcttggggcggccaaaaccctggagccggctctgcacggaggacacaataaggccgctctccccaggaacctcatgcaaaggctttccaattacttCCAGGAGAGCTTAGTGGAGATgacccatgaggatttcagctctatccccggacatatagaccttcttttccagtaactgcactggcaaggactaaaaagtagagcgcctaggggaaactaatcatgataaaccggacattgttagattcttttgcagtagttgcactgccaaggactaaaacgttaagcgcctagggcaaacaaatcatgaaaaactcattgttaatattcctgttctgttcaaaataaatgtttacatgtttaaaacacttaccgactgatccttcccctgattcagggtctgggttaatgcctggggacggttggtaggggatctctgtgagggtgatgaagagatcctggctgtctgggaaatcagcgttgtaagtgctgtcgactgccttgtcctcctcctcaccttcctcatcttccccgtccgctaacttCTCCGAGGAAGTGGccatcgacaatatcccatcctcagagtccacggtcagtggtggggtagtggtggtggccgcacctagaatggaatgcagtgcctcgtagaaacg
This region of Chrysemys picta bellii isolate R12L10 chromosome 9, ASM1138683v2, whole genome shotgun sequence genomic DNA includes:
- the LOC135973398 gene encoding myb/SANT-like DNA-binding domain-containing protein 2, encoding MQSSPAEVTMQSQNRKRAPAWTDREVLDLIAVWGDESVLLELRSKRRNAKIYEKISKAMTERGYSRDATQCRVKIKELRQAYQKTKESNGRSGSQPQTCRFYEALHSILGAATTTTPPLTVDSEDGILSMATSSEKLADGEDEEGEEEDKAVDSTYNADFPDSQDLFITLTEIPYQPSPGINPDPESGEGSVAATVSRPTLASPSQRLVQIRRRKKRTRDDMFSELMGCSRADAAQQTQWRENMSQYQ
- the LOC135973397 gene encoding uncharacterized protein LOC135973397, whose translation is MQADNRKRAPAWTVREVLDLIAIWGEDSVLAELRSKRRNAKTFEKISKGMMERGHNRDSDQCRVKVKELRQAYQKTKEANGRSGSEPRTCRFYAELHAILGGATTTTPPVIVDSGSGIVSSATPEDSGDGGEEEEDELAESTQHSVLPNSQDLFLTLTEVPSQPSQASIQDPDPMEGTSAAANSSSLPPPSRRLSQIRRRKKKTRDEMFSEIMESSRSDRAHLNEWKETVAKYRKEASEREDRRDQREDMRDQREDRRDQREERRDARDERWRQEDQRRQDAKLGLLREQTDMLRRLMELQERLQENRLPLQPLYPPPPSPCSVSSSPRCVRTWGGGGSVHLPIPPQWTAQAKGCHFFNLFLVAFSFPPILLPNPTRVPSLFF